The proteins below come from a single bacterium genomic window:
- a CDS encoding replication-associated recombination protein A: MFTDRKTNMDAAEAPLAERMRPRNLDEFTGQEHLVGKERPLRKLIESGRLPSMIFWGPPGSGKTSLAFLIATLVNADFVAKSAVTAGIKDIKEIVERARLVWKAHHKRTILFLDEIHRFNKAQQDAFLPHVERGTITLIGATTENPSFEVIGPLLSRSRVFVFNPLTTEDLKRIMLQALSDERGLRALKPEVPDEALDFIMKVSDGDARRALNALEAAVNVTELDENGRRTVTVKVAEAVLERKFLLYDKAGEEHYNLISAFIKSMRGSDPDAAVYWLIRMIDSGEDPLFLARRMVILAGEDIGLADPQALVVANAAKDAVHFVGYPECVFHLTEAAIYLALAPKSNATLRAIQAARKDVQETQAEPVPIHLRNAPTKLMKELGYGKEYQYPHSYENAVEEQNYRPQTIEKHTYYDPSERGFEAKLKERLKTLREQKKAIREAKKKKN, translated from the coding sequence ATGTTCACAGACAGGAAAACAAATATGGATGCGGCAGAGGCTCCCCTTGCCGAACGGATGCGGCCGCGAAATCTGGACGAGTTCACTGGACAGGAACATCTTGTAGGAAAAGAACGACCTCTCCGAAAACTGATAGAATCCGGTCGGCTTCCATCGATGATATTCTGGGGTCCCCCGGGGTCTGGAAAAACTTCCTTGGCTTTTCTGATAGCGACCCTAGTAAACGCCGACTTCGTGGCAAAGAGCGCGGTTACCGCAGGAATAAAGGATATCAAGGAAATCGTCGAACGCGCGAGGCTCGTCTGGAAGGCGCATCATAAGAGGACTATTCTTTTTTTAGATGAGATACACCGTTTCAATAAGGCTCAGCAGGACGCTTTTCTTCCGCACGTCGAGAGAGGAACCATAACCCTGATTGGAGCGACAACCGAGAATCCCTCCTTCGAGGTTATAGGTCCGTTGCTCTCACGCTCGAGGGTTTTCGTTTTCAATCCCTTGACTACCGAGGATTTGAAAAGAATTATGCTCCAGGCATTGTCCGATGAACGCGGGCTTAGAGCGCTTAAACCCGAGGTTCCGGATGAGGCGCTCGATTTCATAATGAAGGTATCGGACGGAGACGCGCGGCGCGCCCTGAATGCCCTTGAAGCGGCAGTGAACGTGACTGAGCTTGACGAGAACGGACGAAGAACAGTGACCGTTAAGGTTGCGGAAGCCGTGCTTGAAAGAAAGTTCTTGCTGTACGACAAGGCCGGAGAGGAGCATTACAATCTCATATCCGCCTTCATTAAGTCTATGAGAGGTTCAGACCCCGACGCCGCCGTTTATTGGCTGATAAGGATGATAGATTCGGGTGAGGACCCCCTCTTTCTTGCAAGAAGGATGGTTATACTCGCGGGAGAGGACATAGGGCTCGCCGACCCGCAGGCCCTGGTCGTAGCCAACGCTGCAAAGGATGCTGTGCATTTTGTAGGATACCCAGAGTGTGTTTTTCATTTGACGGAAGCGGCTATATATCTTGCTCTTGCTCCTAAATCAAACGCTACATTGAGAGCGATTCAAGCCGCGCGCAAGGATGTTCAGGAGACCCAGGCGGAGCCAGTGCCGATTCATCTAAGGAACGCTCCAACAAAGCTCATGAAGGAACTTGGGTACGGAAAGGAATATCAGTACCCGCATTCGTACGAGAATGCCGTTGAGGAACAAAACTACCGTCCTCAAACAATAGAAAAACACACATATTACGATCCGTCGGAAAGGGGATTCGAGGCAAAACTGAAGGAAAGACTCAAAACACTCAGGGAACAAAAAAAAGCAATTAGGGAAGCAAAAAAGAAAAAGAATTGA
- a CDS encoding TonB family protein yields MVKILGFEPNLRPRDWGHAWRLALVNTGRGLAEMFSNKRLWIGMAVSALLHALIIMFALGLFTGTKIEESDATLTEVTSYDESLPPKAQQIVQREQQFLTSPTGLEEAAPIDLSAGKFTSQAKMSVDNFSLDKSQASFSGDVIRINPNAKVSTEEILSQAPINLARGTGGVGNVSPFEKIAATGGSIELNEGATQLGSEAIKKPTLVAQETNGGDAAQAAGSQKSGFSLSGDLSFADIVSSAMPAYPPWARQKGLSNVNVSIQFSADAAGNVSPTMIVIKSTGYPDWDAQVKSSLARWKFKPSESGIAKRSAVVTFRFILT; encoded by the coding sequence ATGGTTAAAATTCTGGGTTTCGAGCCTAATCTGAGGCCCAGGGATTGGGGACACGCTTGGAGACTGGCTCTCGTGAATACAGGAAGAGGTCTTGCCGAGATGTTCTCAAACAAGCGGCTATGGATAGGAATGGCAGTTTCGGCGTTGCTTCATGCTCTAATAATAATGTTCGCCCTTGGACTTTTTACAGGAACTAAAATTGAGGAGAGTGACGCAACACTGACTGAGGTGACTTCCTACGACGAGTCGCTTCCACCCAAGGCTCAGCAAATTGTTCAGAGAGAACAGCAATTTCTTACAAGCCCGACCGGGCTGGAAGAAGCTGCACCAATCGATCTCAGCGCCGGGAAGTTTACGTCGCAGGCGAAAATGTCGGTGGATAACTTTTCACTGGATAAGAGCCAGGCTAGTTTTTCCGGTGACGTAATCAGAATTAACCCCAACGCCAAAGTATCCACTGAAGAGATTCTTTCGCAAGCGCCCATTAACCTTGCCAGAGGTACGGGCGGCGTAGGCAACGTCAGTCCCTTTGAAAAAATAGCCGCTACCGGAGGAAGCATTGAACTGAACGAAGGCGCAACTCAGCTTGGTTCAGAAGCGATTAAGAAGCCCACGCTGGTCGCTCAGGAGACAAACGGCGGCGATGCAGCTCAGGCTGCAGGCAGCCAGAAATCCGGATTCTCGCTATCCGGAGATTTATCATTTGCGGATATTGTAAGCAGTGCCATGCCGGCATATCCACCGTGGGCGCGCCAGAAGGGTTTAAGCAACGTTAACGTAAGCATCCAGTTTTCAGCGGATGCGGCAGGCAATGTTTCGCCAACGATGATTGTAATAAAGAGCACCGGCTATCCTGATTGGGATGCACAGGTAAAATCTTCTCTTGCGCGTTGGAAGTTTAAACCTTCTGAAAGCGGAATTGCAAAACGTTCAGCGGTGGTCACTTTCAGATTTATCTTGACCTAG
- a CDS encoding T9SS type A sorting domain-containing protein yields MEEVSVRKALGGSAILIGVACVIPAFAWVQAPSEETGYYYMYDDKSDPPFISPELPPMPEPPYSDYSIWEKPGSVRCPPYNDRPYRYVIPDSFWLYGIWYGPGEIMYISPDGWLSFDPFSYPDGFYAPPNTIPPIPNENAPNVLLSVLWNDYYPGGPEPSWRYVYFYYDTVANSLFVEWHNMASGETPAFRYEFMAIMQFGGKELLEEIAGGEMLSTHFIHFIYHNTTAESWETENPATGIEDVSGTKGIYYQGTIETETDSFHVIRIGYKGPKTYIEEPVPLPSTEMEVSYIANRDVGISFTLSNPSRVMLKVFDASGRLINTLINDNLEAGNHTVNWNIIDVPKGVYFVTLLEKRGNHVQKVVIN; encoded by the coding sequence ATGGAAGAAGTGAGTGTAAGAAAAGCCCTAGGAGGGTCCGCAATCCTGATCGGGGTTGCATGTGTAATCCCCGCTTTTGCGTGGGTACAAGCGCCATCCGAGGAAACAGGCTACTACTACATGTACGATGACAAGTCTGATCCACCGTTTATATCGCCAGAGCTTCCGCCTATGCCTGAACCACCTTATTCGGACTATTCAATATGGGAAAAACCTGGATCGGTTAGATGTCCACCGTATAACGACCGACCATATAGATATGTAATTCCAGACTCTTTCTGGTTGTATGGGATATGGTATGGACCAGGAGAAATAATGTACATTTCACCTGATGGCTGGCTCAGCTTTGATCCATTTTCCTATCCAGATGGATTCTACGCGCCGCCGAATACAATTCCCCCTATCCCCAATGAGAATGCCCCTAATGTATTGCTTTCAGTTTTATGGAACGATTATTATCCTGGTGGTCCTGAGCCTAGCTGGCGCTATGTATATTTCTATTACGATACTGTTGCGAATTCTCTTTTCGTCGAATGGCATAATATGGCTTCTGGTGAGACTCCTGCGTTCAGATATGAATTCATGGCTATTATGCAATTTGGAGGCAAGGAATTGCTTGAAGAAATAGCAGGTGGTGAGATGTTAAGTACTCACTTCATACATTTCATTTACCACAATACGACTGCCGAATCATGGGAAACGGAGAATCCTGCAACCGGCATCGAGGATGTATCCGGTACAAAGGGTATATACTACCAGGGTACTATCGAAACAGAAACAGATAGCTTCCACGTGATAAGAATAGGCTATAAAGGACCCAAAACCTACATTGAAGAACCAGTACCGCTTCCCTCAACCGAAATGGAAGTTTCATACATAGCGAACCGAGATGTTGGAATCAGCTTCACCTTATCAAACCCTTCAAGAGTAATGCTTAAAGTCTTCGATGCATCAGGCAGGCTCATAAATACTCTTATTAATGATAATCTTGAAGCAGGCAATCATACTGTGAATTGGAATATAATAGATGTACCTAAAGGTGTCTACTTCGTCACCCTTCTGGAGAAAAGAGGAAATCACGTTCAGAAGGTTGTAATAAACTGA
- a CDS encoding adenylosuccinate synthase produces the protein MKNLALIGLQWGDEGKGKLVDKLSARFDLDVRYQGGPNAGHTVVVGGKKWVFQQMPAGILNSNVKVALASGCVLHPETLFDEWKKLEEHGIEYRARTMIDPRVHLILPHHILIDRLRDEARGEKKIGTTAKGIGPCYEEKSSRYGLRVGDLFLPSLAERLGLQLNHANSILQEVYKEKTFDKNQILDNLKFVREELTGLVGNVSDEVYEYLRNGKKVLFEGAQGVLLDVDHGSYPYVTSSNTGTTSIPTGVGVSPKIIDKVLGLTKAYATRVGAGPFPTEATGEVEAQLQKLGNEFGAATGRRRRCGWLDLPMLRYAIRLNGVDALAITKLDVLDYFDAIKYCTGYRKPNGETALTVSPWDDNPGEPIYKEAKGWKRSTADVRNFTDLPKAAQSYINTISKELDLPIWFVSVGEEREATIELPGFPF, from the coding sequence TTGAAAAACCTTGCGCTAATAGGATTGCAGTGGGGCGACGAGGGCAAAGGCAAGCTTGTTGATAAGCTCTCGGCCCGTTTTGATTTAGACGTAAGATATCAAGGCGGGCCGAATGCAGGTCATACCGTTGTAGTTGGAGGGAAGAAATGGGTTTTTCAACAGATGCCTGCAGGGATACTTAATTCCAATGTCAAGGTTGCATTAGCCTCAGGATGTGTGTTGCATCCCGAGACTCTTTTCGATGAATGGAAGAAGCTTGAAGAGCACGGTATTGAATACCGTGCTCGAACCATGATCGATCCCCGTGTGCATCTTATTCTTCCTCACCATATTCTTATTGACAGGCTCAGGGATGAGGCAAGAGGTGAAAAAAAGATAGGAACAACCGCCAAGGGAATAGGCCCTTGCTACGAAGAGAAAAGCTCTCGCTACGGTTTAAGGGTCGGTGATCTTTTCCTTCCATCTCTTGCAGAACGTTTAGGTCTTCAATTAAATCATGCGAATTCCATACTTCAAGAGGTTTACAAAGAAAAAACATTCGATAAAAACCAGATTCTTGATAATCTAAAGTTTGTTCGTGAAGAACTTACAGGTCTCGTCGGCAATGTATCGGATGAAGTGTATGAATATTTGCGGAACGGAAAAAAAGTTCTTTTTGAGGGAGCTCAAGGCGTTCTTCTGGATGTAGATCACGGTTCCTATCCTTATGTTACATCATCGAATACCGGAACTACGTCTATACCCACTGGTGTTGGTGTTTCGCCTAAAATCATAGATAAAGTTCTTGGACTCACTAAGGCCTATGCGACGCGTGTTGGCGCTGGTCCCTTTCCGACGGAAGCTACAGGAGAAGTTGAAGCCCAGCTTCAGAAACTTGGCAACGAGTTCGGAGCGGCTACAGGCAGACGCAGGCGCTGTGGATGGCTTGATTTACCGATGCTTCGGTACGCGATTAGGCTTAATGGAGTTGATGCGCTTGCAATTACGAAGCTTGACGTTCTTGATTACTTTGATGCTATTAAATATTGTACTGGCTACAGAAAACCAAACGGTGAGACAGCATTGACCGTTTCACCTTGGGATGATAATCCGGGCGAGCCTATATATAAGGAAGCGAAGGGCTGGAAAAGATCAACCGCAGATGTTCGCAATTTTACAGATCTGCCTAAGGCTGCTCAGAGTTACATAAATACTATCTCAAAAGAACTTGATCTCCCGATTTGGTTTGTCTCGGTAGGCGAGGAGCGCGAAGCGACCATTGAGCTTCCAGGATTTCCTTTCTAG
- a CDS encoding UPF0164 family protein: MLKRTALLMLGLSGLLLGAAKHRPGAVFLTIWPGSRPTALGGSFTAIADDASATFYNPGGLGFQDKINLSIMHVNWLPALAPDMYYEYLSVSSPFTKIGTFSFNGIYLTTGETPVVVNGSNLGSYTTFDFSLGLAYGRQIAPKVGVGGGAKFIYSFLAPQWVIDLYPELQNTRGQAVSWAVDAGVLYKPLSNLNLGVDLQNLGPPISFSATSEPDPLPLSLRLGASYKPLSIMSKDTGQAQYEIVGLRLTSDISKILVGMFAIDPPDVDSMTFGEELGYEISESWRSIGMELSIFREILTIRGGYFFDKTGARGGFFVEDENGFNEHIGLIPFLFEEHGKLKKVGVTFGAGIKYAGFQLDIGIDENIYDFKTTNRKFSLSYTF; encoded by the coding sequence ATGCTTAAAAGAACAGCATTACTGATGTTGGGACTATCCGGCTTATTGCTAGGCGCAGCTAAACACAGACCTGGTGCTGTGTTTCTCACCATATGGCCCGGATCGCGTCCTACAGCCCTTGGGGGTTCGTTTACGGCAATTGCTGATGATGCTTCTGCCACATTCTATAACCCGGGAGGTTTAGGTTTTCAGGATAAGATTAACCTCTCTATTATGCATGTTAACTGGCTTCCTGCGCTAGCACCGGATATGTATTATGAATATCTTTCGGTATCTTCACCTTTTACGAAAATCGGGACTTTTTCATTTAACGGTATATATTTAACAACAGGTGAAACCCCCGTTGTTGTAAATGGCTCAAACCTTGGTAGCTATACTACATTTGATTTTTCTCTTGGTTTGGCTTATGGAAGGCAGATAGCTCCCAAGGTCGGAGTCGGCGGCGGCGCAAAATTCATATATTCGTTTCTTGCTCCGCAATGGGTTATTGATCTATACCCTGAGCTGCAAAATACAAGAGGTCAAGCCGTTTCGTGGGCTGTTGACGCAGGGGTTCTTTATAAGCCCTTAAGTAATTTAAATCTAGGTGTGGATCTGCAAAACCTTGGTCCGCCTATATCTTTTTCAGCTACTTCAGAACCTGACCCATTGCCGCTTTCCTTGAGACTGGGCGCAAGTTATAAACCTTTGAGTATAATGTCCAAGGATACTGGTCAGGCGCAATACGAAATAGTCGGGTTGCGTCTGACATCAGACATATCAAAGATCCTTGTCGGAATGTTTGCAATCGATCCCCCTGACGTCGATTCAATGACATTCGGTGAGGAGCTTGGTTACGAAATCTCTGAAAGCTGGCGCAGTATAGGTATGGAGCTATCTATCTTCAGGGAAATACTTACGATTAGAGGAGGTTACTTTTTTGATAAGACAGGCGCCCGGGGCGGTTTCTTTGTGGAGGATGAAAACGGCTTCAATGAGCATATCGGGCTTATCCCGTTTCTTTTTGAGGAACACGGCAAATTAAAAAAAGTAGGGGTAACTTTTGGGGCAGGCATAAAGTACGCAGGGTTCCAGCTCGATATCGGAATAGATGAAAACATATATGACTTTAAAACGACTAACCGAAAGTTCTCGTTAAGCTACACTTTCTGA
- a CDS encoding small multi-drug export protein, whose translation MAKTKKRLTLTILSILLLLHGNASAQPSSREKVLHGETVIAQTNQLEESNNSNSQEKDLSQRFADWMEGGGLGNRLVVFFLSMLPISELRGAVPLGILAFKIPWLEASLIALLGNILPVIPILLFLDAIMKLLGKMPIFKRFFEWLRKRAQRKGGLIERYEYLGLFIFVAIPLPMTGAWTGALISSVLRLQFLPSIVTIFLGVITADVVVTSFTLLGWWGLLTALIVLPVLWLFSYWLERRKKKGLTNSQDE comes from the coding sequence ATGGCAAAGACGAAAAAAAGGCTTACCTTAACAATACTGTCTATTCTTTTGTTGTTGCATGGCAACGCAAGTGCTCAGCCGTCATCGCGCGAAAAAGTATTACATGGTGAAACTGTCATTGCACAAACAAATCAACTCGAAGAATCAAACAACAGCAATTCACAAGAGAAAGACTTAAGCCAAAGATTCGCGGATTGGATGGAAGGCGGAGGCCTAGGAAACCGTCTCGTTGTGTTTTTCTTATCCATGTTACCTATTTCGGAATTGAGAGGCGCTGTTCCACTGGGAATACTCGCATTCAAAATCCCATGGCTTGAAGCATCATTGATTGCATTGCTAGGAAATATCCTGCCTGTAATTCCTATTCTTCTCTTTCTTGATGCAATAATGAAGCTTCTTGGAAAAATGCCTATCTTCAAACGTTTTTTTGAATGGCTCAGGAAAAGAGCTCAACGAAAAGGGGGATTAATAGAGCGCTATGAATACTTAGGACTGTTCATATTTGTCGCTATCCCCCTCCCTATGACAGGCGCCTGGACAGGAGCCTTAATCTCTTCTGTATTGAGATTGCAGTTTCTACCTTCTATTGTAACGATATTCCTTGGGGTCATCACGGCTGACGTAGTAGTAACATCTTTTACTCTTCTTGGATGGTGGGGTCTACTTACGGCTTTGATTGTGTTGCCTGTATTATGGCTTTTCTCATATTGGCTGGAAAGACGAAAAAAGAAGGGGTTAACGAATTCCCAGGATGAGTAA
- a CDS encoding biopolymer transporter ExbD gives MRIRKPDKRSHVAGQANITSLVDVALSLVIFFIVTLPALLESGIFVKAPGVQTVGGADQGSEFKVAIYIRADGTYFLNDEPVEKDKIPALVELLLQRSVDKLVVVRADGAVSHGAVVEILDMAKDKKAGKLALLRGVPLEEGGG, from the coding sequence ATGAGAATCCGAAAGCCTGACAAGAGAAGCCACGTCGCGGGACAGGCTAATATTACATCGCTTGTGGATGTCGCTCTCAGTCTTGTCATCTTCTTTATAGTAACTCTGCCCGCTCTGCTTGAGAGCGGCATTTTCGTAAAGGCGCCCGGCGTGCAAACCGTTGGCGGAGCCGATCAAGGCAGCGAGTTTAAGGTAGCCATTTACATCAGGGCAGACGGAACTTATTTCCTGAATGATGAACCTGTAGAGAAAGACAAGATTCCGGCTCTAGTTGAACTTCTGCTGCAGCGCAGCGTAGATAAGCTAGTTGTTGTTCGCGCTGATGGAGCAGTCAGCCATGGAGCGGTTGTAGAGATTCTTGATATGGCTAAGGATAAGAAAGCCGGTAAGCTGGCTCTTCTTAGAGGCGTTCCTCTTGAAGAAGGAGGGGGCTGA